A single genomic interval of Burkholderia sp. HI2500 harbors:
- a CDS encoding phosphate/phosphite/phosphonate ABC transporter substrate-binding protein → MNSWIAALPMYNVTPRHDALWRALLRDTLDAFANAGGPADVTLPDEPFADLHALWRRDDLLLSQTCGYPYRMLGLRDVVRLIATPVFDADGCHGAHYSSVLVVSARAHAGGATTLAACRGLRAAFNGSDSHSGMNALRHAVAPHARDGRFFGSVAALGSHLNVLRALASAEADCAAIDCVTLAYVRDALPELLEGIRIVGMTASAPGLPLIASRALPESQVAALQDALDVAVAADAERARVLRLTRFERRLPADYDTIERFEREAAAHGYPALA, encoded by the coding sequence ATGAACTCATGGATCGCCGCCCTGCCGATGTATAACGTGACGCCGCGCCACGATGCGCTGTGGCGCGCCCTGCTGCGCGACACGCTCGATGCGTTCGCGAACGCGGGCGGGCCTGCCGATGTCACGCTTCCCGACGAACCCTTCGCCGACCTGCACGCGCTGTGGCGGCGCGACGATCTGCTGCTGTCGCAGACCTGCGGCTACCCGTACCGGATGCTGGGCCTGCGCGATGTCGTGCGACTGATCGCAACCCCCGTGTTCGATGCGGACGGTTGCCACGGCGCGCACTACAGCAGTGTGCTGGTCGTGTCGGCACGCGCGCATGCGGGCGGCGCGACGACGCTCGCCGCATGCCGGGGGCTGCGGGCCGCATTTAACGGTAGCGATTCGCACAGCGGGATGAACGCGCTCCGGCATGCGGTCGCGCCGCATGCACGCGACGGACGATTCTTCGGATCGGTTGCAGCGCTCGGCTCGCACCTGAACGTGCTGCGTGCGCTGGCTTCAGCGGAAGCCGATTGCGCCGCGATCGATTGCGTGACGTTAGCGTATGTGCGCGACGCGTTGCCCGAATTGCTGGAGGGCATCCGGATCGTCGGGATGACGGCCTCTGCGCCGGGTTTGCCGCTCATCGCATCGCGCGCGCTGCCGGAGTCGCAGGTCGCTGCGTTGCAGGATGCGCTGGACGTCGCGGTGGCGGCCGATGCGGAACGGGCACGCGTGCTACGGCTGACGCGATTCGAACGGCGGCTGCCAGCCGATTACGACACGATCGAGCGGTTCGAGCGCGAGGCAGCCGCGCATGGGTATCCGGCGCTCGCGTAG
- a CDS encoding fatty acid desaturase, whose translation MAEYFDVDHARAIAALDTRFTARTEWPTWLLVVAIYGGWLAVLLLVRDGTLSLAAATLPLILLGAWHLSLQHELLHGHPTRSAFVNKLLGYPPLTVWYPYTLYRDTHLDHHRDEDLTVPGVDPETNYVTRERWAQLPRWRRVLTVARKTFIGRFIAGPPLSIFAMCIDAFAAFRRGDFRYLPMWAMHIACVVALLAWLQWAIGVPWWYYLLVVTWPALSIAMIRSLYEHRAAPHPKARIAINEAGFAMRLLYLNNNYHLVHHDLPKLPWYDLPRAYRMRRDAYARKCGGFVIRGGYRELLARHAWTPTDTPVHPFDQGTASLSTGSGVKVAVVDKVLQIST comes from the coding sequence ATGGCCGAATACTTCGACGTCGACCACGCGCGTGCGATCGCCGCGCTCGACACCCGCTTCACCGCCCGCACCGAGTGGCCGACCTGGCTGCTGGTCGTCGCGATCTACGGCGGCTGGCTCGCCGTGCTGCTGCTCGTGCGCGACGGCACCCTGTCGCTCGCGGCCGCGACGCTGCCGCTGATCCTGCTCGGCGCGTGGCACCTGTCGCTACAGCACGAGCTGCTGCACGGCCACCCGACACGCTCCGCCTTCGTGAACAAGCTGCTCGGTTATCCGCCGCTGACGGTCTGGTATCCGTACACGCTGTATCGCGATACGCACCTCGACCACCACCGCGACGAAGACCTGACCGTGCCGGGCGTCGATCCCGAAACGAACTACGTCACGCGCGAACGCTGGGCGCAGCTGCCGCGCTGGCGCCGCGTGCTGACGGTCGCCCGCAAGACTTTCATCGGACGCTTCATCGCCGGGCCGCCGTTGAGCATCTTTGCGATGTGCATCGATGCATTCGCCGCGTTTCGTCGCGGCGACTTTCGCTATCTGCCGATGTGGGCGATGCATATCGCCTGCGTGGTTGCGCTGCTCGCGTGGCTGCAATGGGCGATCGGCGTGCCGTGGTGGTATTACCTGCTCGTGGTCACGTGGCCCGCGCTGTCGATCGCGATGATCCGCTCGCTGTACGAGCACCGCGCCGCGCCGCATCCGAAGGCGCGCATCGCAATCAATGAAGCCGGCTTCGCGATGCGGCTGCTGTACCTGAACAACAACTATCACCTCGTCCATCACGACCTGCCGAAGCTGCCGTGGTACGACCTGCCGCGTGCGTACCGGATGCGCCGCGACGCGTATGCGCGGAAGTGCGGCGGCTTCGTGATTCGCGGCGGGTATCGCGAACTGCTCGCGCGCCATGCGTGGACGCCGACCGATACGCCCGTGCATCCGTTCGATCAGGGCACGGCGTCGTTGTCGACGGGCAGCGGTGTGAAGGTGGCGGTGGTCGACAAGGTGCTGCAGATCAGCACGTGA
- a CDS encoding benzoate/H(+) symporter BenE family transporter, which yields MQPNTPPGAIRAIGNDWSVSAITAGFLAVLISYAGPLAIFFQAAQAAHASNAMVSSWVWAISIGAGISGLFASWKLKVPVITAWSAPGTALLVGLFPQLTLNQAVGAYITAALIILLIGVTGYFDRLVRHIPRGIACGMMAGILLPFGTHAFAAASEQPALAFGMIAAYVIFKRLLPRYSIVLVLLTGAALATLLGMTHLGNVSASLAHPIFIAPEWTLGTTLSLALPLVVVSLTGQFLPGMTILRVSGYHTPARPIITATSVMSLVVACFGGITIVVAAITAALCTGKDAHENPDRRYIAGLANGAIYLIGGLFAGTIVTVFFALPKAFVAILAGLALIGAIGANVHGIFEDESHREASLITFLATASGMTWLGLGAAFWGIVIGSLSYAVLNKVRRSA from the coding sequence ATGCAACCGAACACCCCGCCCGGCGCAATCCGCGCGATCGGCAACGACTGGTCCGTTTCCGCGATTACCGCGGGTTTTCTCGCGGTACTGATTTCCTACGCGGGCCCGCTCGCGATCTTCTTCCAGGCCGCGCAGGCCGCCCATGCGTCGAATGCGATGGTGTCGTCGTGGGTCTGGGCGATCTCGATCGGCGCGGGCATTTCGGGCCTGTTCGCGAGCTGGAAGCTGAAGGTGCCGGTCATCACCGCGTGGTCGGCGCCCGGCACCGCGCTGCTCGTCGGCCTGTTTCCGCAACTGACGCTCAACCAGGCCGTCGGCGCGTACATCACGGCCGCGCTGATCATCCTGCTGATCGGCGTGACCGGCTATTTCGACCGGCTGGTGCGCCACATTCCGCGCGGCATCGCGTGCGGGATGATGGCCGGCATCCTGCTGCCGTTCGGCACGCATGCGTTCGCCGCCGCGTCGGAGCAGCCCGCGCTCGCGTTCGGGATGATCGCCGCCTACGTGATCTTCAAGCGCCTGCTGCCGCGCTACAGCATCGTGCTCGTGCTGCTGACGGGCGCCGCGCTCGCGACGCTGCTCGGGATGACGCATCTCGGCAACGTGTCGGCGAGCCTCGCGCACCCGATCTTCATCGCGCCCGAATGGACGCTCGGCACGACGCTCAGCCTCGCGCTGCCGCTCGTGGTCGTCAGCCTCACCGGCCAGTTCCTGCCGGGCATGACGATCCTGCGCGTGTCCGGGTATCACACGCCCGCGCGGCCGATCATCACCGCGACCAGCGTGATGTCGCTCGTGGTCGCGTGCTTCGGCGGGATCACGATCGTCGTCGCGGCGATCACGGCCGCGCTCTGCACCGGCAAGGACGCGCACGAGAATCCGGACCGGCGCTACATCGCCGGGCTCGCGAACGGGGCAATCTACCTGATCGGCGGGCTCTTCGCGGGCACGATCGTCACGGTGTTCTTCGCGCTGCCGAAGGCGTTCGTCGCGATCCTCGCGGGGCTCGCGCTGATCGGCGCGATCGGCGCGAACGTGCACGGGATCTTCGAGGACGAGAGCCACCGCGAGGCGTCGCTGATCACGTTCCTCGCAACCGCGTCGGGCATGACGTGGCTCGGGCTCGGCGCCGCGTTCTGGGGGATCGTGATCGGGTCACTTTCGTATGCGGTACTGAACAAGGTTCGGCGATCGGCGTGA
- a CDS encoding NmrA family NAD(P)-binding protein: MFVIFGASGNVGQSTVTALRNAGHPVRAVLRDARHRERFAQLGCDVVTAELTDANAVASAIDGARAVQILCPVPVADPDPAATMTRTIDVAAAALAANPPPVLLALSDYGAERDGNTGITRLFHHFEEQLKAIPTHVTLLRSAEHLQNWTRILPVALGTGVLPSFHHPVGKVFPTVWAPDVGVVAAQLLLDAPEGGNGPRIVSVEGPRRVSVTAIADTLAAAAGRAIVAHELPRETWAATLLRAGLSERHAQLIVDLYDVHNAGQIDVEEGVSERLYGTTTLADALAQLVRQHAR; the protein is encoded by the coding sequence GTGTTCGTGATCTTCGGTGCATCCGGCAACGTCGGCCAGTCGACCGTGACGGCCCTACGCAACGCCGGCCATCCCGTGCGCGCGGTATTGCGCGACGCACGCCATCGTGAACGTTTCGCGCAGCTTGGCTGCGACGTCGTGACCGCAGAGCTGACCGACGCGAACGCGGTCGCATCGGCGATCGACGGCGCGCGGGCCGTGCAGATCCTGTGCCCGGTGCCGGTCGCCGACCCCGATCCGGCCGCGACGATGACGCGGACGATCGACGTCGCGGCTGCCGCGCTCGCCGCCAACCCGCCGCCGGTGCTGCTCGCGCTGTCGGACTACGGTGCGGAGCGCGACGGCAATACGGGCATCACGCGTCTGTTTCATCACTTCGAGGAGCAACTGAAGGCGATCCCGACGCACGTGACGCTGCTGCGTTCGGCTGAGCATCTGCAGAACTGGACGCGCATCCTGCCGGTCGCGCTCGGCACCGGCGTGCTGCCGAGCTTTCACCATCCGGTCGGCAAGGTGTTCCCGACGGTCTGGGCGCCCGATGTGGGCGTCGTCGCGGCGCAATTGCTGCTCGATGCGCCGGAAGGCGGCAACGGTCCGCGCATCGTCAGTGTCGAAGGGCCGCGGCGGGTGAGCGTGACGGCGATCGCCGATACGCTCGCCGCGGCGGCCGGCCGGGCCATCGTCGCGCATGAGTTGCCGCGCGAGACGTGGGCCGCGACGCTGCTGCGCGCGGGCCTCAGCGAACGACATGCGCAGTTGATCGTCGATCTCTACGACGTGCACAACGCGGGGCAGATCGACGTCGAGGAGGGCGTGTCGGAGCGGCTGTATGGCACGACGACGCTGGCCGATGCGCTCGCGCAACTGGTGCGCCAGCACGCGCGATAA
- a CDS encoding AraC family transcriptional regulator, with the protein MSDAILAAPTDNGVPVSLRSSRGLGWQGFGASLLAIRAGTYRIPAAEHHRIGVHIGSPVRADCVCDGERVSRIQAHGDVDVIPAGLPGQWTDSADCQILHIALSDTFVRRTVEQLELKPSQGQIRRRLQVRDPRLQHIAWAMAAELEAEDASDPLYAESLCTALVARLVDGQPAFRERRRTLAPKAAARVIDYVEANLERRMTLAELAALVSISVPHFKVLFRETLGMPVHQYVVRRRVERAKALLLEGRLSISQIALEAGFAHQSHMANWMNRVLGATPTEIARSGARGGLRLAYDGEGSGGDA; encoded by the coding sequence ATGAGCGATGCGATTCTCGCGGCGCCGACGGACAACGGCGTCCCGGTCAGCCTGCGCTCGAGCCGCGGGCTCGGCTGGCAGGGCTTCGGGGCGTCGCTGCTGGCCATCCGCGCGGGCACCTACCGGATTCCGGCGGCCGAGCATCACCGGATCGGCGTGCATATCGGGTCACCCGTTCGCGCGGATTGCGTGTGCGACGGCGAGCGTGTGTCGCGCATCCAGGCGCATGGCGACGTCGACGTGATTCCGGCCGGCCTGCCCGGCCAGTGGACCGACAGCGCCGACTGCCAGATCCTCCATATCGCGCTCAGCGACACCTTCGTGCGGCGGACCGTCGAACAGCTCGAACTGAAGCCGTCGCAGGGGCAGATCCGCCGCCGGCTGCAGGTGCGTGACCCGCGCCTGCAGCACATCGCGTGGGCGATGGCCGCCGAACTCGAAGCGGAAGACGCGTCGGATCCGCTCTATGCGGAAAGCCTGTGCACGGCGCTCGTCGCGCGGCTGGTCGACGGCCAGCCGGCATTCCGCGAGCGCCGCCGCACGCTCGCGCCGAAGGCGGCCGCGCGCGTGATCGACTACGTCGAAGCGAACCTGGAGCGGCGCATGACGCTGGCCGAACTCGCGGCGCTCGTGTCGATCAGCGTGCCGCACTTCAAGGTGCTGTTCCGCGAGACGCTCGGGATGCCGGTGCACCAGTACGTCGTGCGGCGCCGGGTCGAGCGCGCGAAGGCGTTGCTGCTCGAAGGCCGGCTCAGCATCAGCCAGATCGCGCTCGAGGCCGGGTTTGCGCATCAGAGCCACATGGCGAACTGGATGAATCGCGTGCTGGGCGCGACGCCGACCGAGATTGCGCGGTCGGGGGCGCGGGGCGGGCTGCGGCTCGCGTATGACGGCGAAGGTAGCGGGGGTGACGCGTAG
- a CDS encoding LysR family transcriptional regulator, whose translation MYSLIGKTATFRQLKALDMIARLGSVSRAAEELNLTQPAVSLQVRLLEEAVGAALLQRVGRGVQLTAAGEIVSRYAREILHLWSEAGDEVAALTGDLGGTLRIGAITTAEYLIPPLLVKFTATRPHVKTYFKVGNRDDIIRMLATHEIDLAVMGSAPKELRTHAVEFAKHPMVFVAAPGHPLMQRKRVALKDLESAHLLVRERGAGTRSTVESLFKNAGYRFHVGSELSSNEAIKQMAEAGLGVAFLSLHACALELRTGLLGQLPFPGNPIEREWYVVTLADRRISQVTGLFRDFLIKQGAPVIDGATVAPHERRRK comes from the coding sequence ATGTATTCACTTATAGGAAAAACCGCGACGTTCCGGCAGCTGAAGGCGCTGGACATGATTGCGCGGCTCGGCAGCGTGTCGCGGGCGGCCGAGGAACTGAACCTGACGCAGCCGGCCGTGTCGCTGCAGGTGCGCCTGCTCGAGGAGGCGGTGGGCGCCGCGTTGCTGCAGCGGGTGGGGCGCGGCGTGCAGCTGACCGCGGCCGGCGAGATCGTGTCGCGCTATGCGCGCGAGATCCTGCATCTGTGGAGCGAAGCCGGCGACGAAGTCGCCGCGCTGACGGGCGATCTCGGCGGCACGCTGCGGATCGGCGCGATCACGACGGCCGAGTACCTGATTCCGCCGCTGCTCGTGAAATTCACCGCGACGCGTCCGCATGTGAAGACTTATTTCAAGGTGGGCAATCGCGACGACATCATCCGCATGCTCGCCACGCATGAAATCGATCTCGCGGTGATGGGCAGCGCGCCGAAGGAACTGCGCACGCATGCGGTCGAGTTCGCGAAGCATCCGATGGTGTTCGTCGCGGCGCCCGGCCATCCGCTGATGCAGCGCAAGCGCGTCGCGCTGAAGGATCTCGAATCCGCGCACCTGCTCGTGCGCGAACGCGGCGCGGGGACGCGCTCGACCGTCGAGAGCCTGTTCAAGAACGCGGGTTACCGGTTCCATGTGGGCTCCGAACTGTCGAGCAACGAGGCGATCAAGCAGATGGCCGAAGCGGGGCTCGGCGTGGCGTTCCTGTCGTTGCACGCGTGTGCACTCGAACTGCGCACCGGGCTGCTCGGGCAACTGCCGTTCCCCGGCAACCCGATCGAGCGCGAGTGGTATGTGGTCACGCTCGCCGACCGGCGCATTTCGCAGGTCACGGGGCTGTTCCGCGATTTCCTGATCAAGCAGGGCGCGCCGGTGATCGACGGCGCGACGGTGGCGCCGCACGAGCGGCGGCGCAAGTAG
- a CDS encoding NAD(P)/FAD-dependent oxidoreductase, translating into MDNTTPNLATDRAPRLPRIVIVGGGAGGLHLATRLGDTIGRRGQAEVVLVDRYPTHFWKPLLHEAASGHRDPASHTIEYAAQAKRHGFRFVQGALQQVDRAARTATIAAVQDADGTEILPQRELGYDDLVLAVGSVTNFFNVPGAARHALPLENLDQAEDFRRKFLAACTKANHLAEQQPARRAAPICINVIGAGATGVELAAALRDAIQQLTTYRFKALVSARDVHIRLIEGGPRILPALDERLSGKMHAQLRALNVDVLTDTRVAEVGADAVTTSTGERLASDITIWAAGVAGPAFLRQIGDIALNRSNQVIVTDTLQTPDDPHVYAFGDCAACPTGGANGFLPPRAQVAYQQAVYLVNAFARRVAGKPVAGFTFRDAGTVVSLGHAGAVYQADISVRSRSLIVDGLAAIGLYKFLYRKHLFSVVGVKRALFQSLSHWLQSRNQPSIKLH; encoded by the coding sequence ATGGACAACACCACGCCCAACCTTGCAACGGATCGCGCCCCGCGCCTGCCGCGCATCGTGATCGTCGGCGGCGGCGCCGGCGGCCTGCACCTCGCCACGCGTCTCGGCGATACGATCGGACGCCGCGGACAAGCCGAAGTCGTGCTCGTCGACCGCTATCCGACGCACTTCTGGAAGCCGCTGCTGCACGAAGCCGCATCGGGCCATCGCGACCCGGCCTCGCACACGATCGAATACGCGGCGCAAGCGAAGCGCCACGGGTTCCGCTTCGTGCAGGGCGCGCTACAACAGGTCGACCGCGCGGCACGCACCGCGACGATCGCGGCCGTGCAGGACGCGGACGGCACGGAAATCCTGCCGCAGCGCGAGCTCGGTTATGACGATCTCGTGCTCGCCGTCGGTAGCGTGACGAACTTCTTCAATGTGCCGGGTGCGGCGCGCCACGCACTGCCGCTCGAGAACCTCGACCAGGCCGAGGATTTCCGCCGGAAGTTCCTCGCGGCCTGCACGAAGGCGAATCACCTGGCCGAGCAGCAGCCCGCGCGGCGCGCGGCGCCGATCTGCATCAACGTGATCGGTGCGGGCGCGACGGGCGTCGAGCTGGCAGCGGCATTGCGGGATGCGATCCAGCAACTGACGACGTACCGCTTCAAGGCGCTGGTGTCCGCGCGCGACGTGCACATCCGGTTGATCGAAGGCGGCCCGCGCATCCTGCCGGCGCTCGACGAGCGGCTGTCCGGCAAGATGCACGCGCAGCTTCGCGCGCTGAACGTCGACGTGCTGACCGATACCCGCGTGGCGGAAGTCGGCGCGGACGCCGTGACGACCTCGACCGGCGAACGGCTCGCGAGCGACATCACGATCTGGGCGGCCGGCGTGGCGGGCCCCGCGTTCCTGCGGCAGATCGGCGACATCGCGCTCAACCGCTCGAACCAGGTGATCGTGACCGATACGCTGCAGACGCCGGACGATCCGCACGTGTATGCGTTCGGCGACTGTGCCGCCTGCCCGACGGGCGGCGCAAACGGCTTCCTGCCGCCGCGTGCGCAGGTCGCTTATCAGCAGGCCGTGTACCTGGTCAACGCGTTCGCGCGGCGCGTCGCCGGCAAGCCGGTGGCGGGCTTCACGTTCCGCGATGCGGGCACCGTCGTGTCGCTCGGGCATGCGGGCGCCGTGTATCAGGCCGACATCAGTGTGCGTTCGCGCTCGCTGATCGTCGACGGGCTTGCCGCGATCGGGCTGTACAAGTTCCTGTATCGCAAGCACCTGTTCAGCGTGGTCGGCGTGAAGCGCGCGCTGTTCCAGTCGCTGAGCCACTGGCTGCAAAGCCGCAACCAGCCGTCGATCAAGCTGCACTGA
- a CDS encoding phosphatase, which yields MVIEAIVTRLDAAFAQIEATPDSHESRHQRDAIIQWLDRASEEGYRLGLVTTLPAARLSDMFEGQFGRANLDRFSVVVTDANQQDSGSNQHPFDVALQALGVPPERAVAIASSEPERREAEHFGLSRCVNITDTVRSIASAGLH from the coding sequence GTGGTCATCGAAGCCATCGTCACCCGTCTCGACGCAGCATTCGCGCAAATCGAAGCAACACCGGATTCGCATGAATCGCGCCATCAACGCGACGCGATCATCCAGTGGCTCGACCGAGCATCGGAAGAAGGATATCGACTCGGTCTCGTCACGACGCTGCCGGCCGCACGGCTCAGCGACATGTTCGAAGGCCAGTTCGGCCGCGCGAACCTCGACCGCTTCTCGGTCGTCGTCACGGACGCCAATCAGCAGGACTCCGGATCAAACCAGCATCCCTTCGACGTCGCGCTGCAGGCACTCGGCGTGCCGCCCGAACGCGCGGTGGCGATTGCGAGCAGCGAACCGGAGCGCCGCGAAGCCGAGCATTTCGGCCTGTCGCGCTGCGTGAACATCACCGACACCGTGCGCTCGATCGCATCGGCCGGCCTGCACTGA
- a CDS encoding histidine-type phosphatase, with translation MTRPIRTATALAITCLLLAACGGDDSTPPAASADNSGSTPAPQPQPQPKPTPATYYQTKTPYRPQQDAATYEAPPAGYAPVYTELVARHGSRGLSGFKYDGAIYAMLVKAEADGALTRLGAQLKADTYAMMKANALLGYGVAGISTPGYGNLTQTGIREHQRLAARLAQRLPALFAAGNRQVVVVNSGQDRAVDSSTYFSASLVAAQPALATAITLPAAPSGYPANAPVAQPAGTNRFLLYFHSLKPATDLVTDTGNPYYATYQASQAYQAYANDATVAAKLNAIKAAPQAADVAQTVLSALVSQAFIAKLGTDGYTFANTGTYAFTSADGKFTNTLKGDGKTKIATAVDAVNVLYNLLQVAPAMTAETGGVTMEKYIGAEQAQYLAYLQDAEDYYQKGPGIQEANPVTYRMAKVLQDDFFGEVDAIARGDLTRAAKLRFTHAEIVIPFASIMNLKNVFVPTPQAQTYTYASNPWRGDQVSPMAANMQWDVYRNGSRLIVKMLYNERETDFQAACDGAKIAPGSHFYDYAGLKQCYGYQ, from the coding sequence ATGACACGCCCGATCCGCACCGCCACCGCCCTCGCGATTACCTGCCTGCTGCTCGCTGCCTGCGGCGGGGACGACTCGACACCACCCGCGGCCTCTGCCGACAACAGCGGTTCGACGCCTGCACCGCAACCGCAGCCTCAGCCCAAGCCGACACCCGCGACTTACTACCAGACGAAGACGCCGTACCGTCCGCAGCAGGACGCCGCGACGTACGAAGCGCCGCCCGCCGGCTACGCGCCCGTCTATACGGAACTCGTCGCGCGCCACGGCTCGCGTGGATTGTCGGGCTTCAAGTACGACGGCGCGATCTACGCGATGCTGGTCAAGGCCGAGGCCGACGGCGCACTGACCAGGCTCGGCGCGCAGCTCAAGGCCGACACCTACGCGATGATGAAGGCCAATGCGCTGCTCGGCTATGGCGTGGCGGGCATCTCGACGCCCGGGTACGGCAATCTCACGCAAACCGGCATCCGCGAACACCAGCGGCTCGCCGCGCGGCTCGCGCAGCGGTTGCCGGCCTTGTTCGCGGCCGGCAACCGGCAGGTCGTCGTCGTCAACTCGGGCCAGGATCGCGCGGTCGACAGCTCGACGTATTTCTCCGCGTCGCTCGTGGCCGCGCAGCCGGCGCTGGCCACGGCGATCACGCTGCCCGCCGCGCCGTCCGGCTATCCCGCGAACGCGCCGGTCGCGCAGCCGGCCGGCACCAACCGCTTCCTGCTGTATTTCCATTCGTTGAAGCCGGCCACCGATCTCGTAACCGACACCGGCAATCCGTACTATGCGACCTATCAGGCGAGCCAGGCATACCAGGCCTATGCGAACGACGCGACGGTGGCCGCAAAGCTCAACGCGATCAAGGCCGCGCCGCAGGCGGCCGACGTCGCGCAGACGGTGCTGTCCGCGCTGGTGTCGCAGGCCTTCATCGCGAAGCTCGGCACCGACGGCTACACGTTCGCGAACACGGGCACCTATGCATTCACGTCGGCGGACGGCAAGTTCACCAACACGCTGAAGGGCGACGGCAAGACGAAGATCGCAACGGCCGTCGATGCGGTGAACGTGCTGTACAACCTGCTGCAGGTCGCGCCCGCGATGACCGCGGAAACCGGCGGCGTCACGATGGAGAAGTACATCGGCGCGGAGCAGGCGCAGTATCTCGCGTATCTGCAGGATGCCGAGGACTACTACCAGAAGGGGCCGGGCATCCAGGAAGCGAACCCCGTCACGTACCGGATGGCGAAGGTGCTGCAGGACGATTTCTTCGGCGAAGTCGATGCGATCGCGCGCGGCGATCTGACCCGCGCCGCGAAGCTGCGCTTCACGCACGCGGAGATCGTGATTCCGTTCGCGTCGATCATGAACCTGAAGAACGTGTTCGTGCCGACGCCGCAGGCGCAGACTTACACGTACGCGAGCAATCCGTGGCGCGGTGATCAGGTGTCACCGATGGCCGCGAACATGCAGTGGGATGTCTACCGCAACGGCTCGCGCCTCATCGTGAAGATGCTGTACAACGAGCGCGAAACGGATTTCCAGGCCGCGTGCGACGGCGCGAAGATCGCCCCGGGCAGCCACTTCTACGACTACGCGGGGTTGAAGCAGTGTTACGGGTATCAGTGA
- a CDS encoding alanyl-tRNA editing protein, with the protein MTKKVFWDDPYRTTLDTVVSHVDGDRVRVDATIFFAFSGGQESDAGSLCGYPVIQADKQGLDIVYTLPHDHALSVGDRVTWSIDWARRYRLMRLHFAAEMVLQLVYRLRPGIERIGAHIGPDKARIDFASDTSVAPLFPEIESAAADLSKRDLRIVTDFSDVDAQRRFWRVDGFATMACGGTHPASTGEIGMLTLKRRNTGKGKERIEVMLVEPESAGG; encoded by the coding sequence ATGACGAAGAAAGTATTCTGGGACGATCCCTATCGGACGACGCTGGATACCGTCGTCAGCCACGTCGACGGCGATCGCGTGCGGGTGGACGCCACCATCTTCTTTGCGTTTTCCGGCGGGCAGGAAAGCGACGCGGGGTCGCTGTGCGGCTATCCGGTCATCCAGGCCGACAAGCAGGGCCTCGACATCGTCTATACGCTGCCGCACGATCATGCGCTGAGCGTCGGCGATCGCGTGACCTGGAGCATCGACTGGGCGCGGCGGTACCGGCTGATGCGTCTGCACTTCGCGGCCGAAATGGTGCTGCAGCTGGTCTATCGGCTCAGGCCCGGCATCGAGCGCATCGGCGCGCATATCGGGCCGGACAAGGCGCGCATCGATTTCGCGAGCGACACGAGCGTGGCGCCGCTGTTTCCCGAGATCGAATCGGCCGCGGCCGACCTGTCGAAGCGCGACCTGCGCATCGTGACCGATTTCAGCGATGTCGATGCGCAACGCCGATTCTGGCGGGTCGACGGCTTCGCGACGATGGCGTGCGGCGGCACGCATCCGGCGTCGACCGGCGAGATCGGCATGCTGACGCTCAAGCGCAGGAATACCGGGAAAGGCAAGGAGCGGATCGAGGTGATGCTGGTCGAGCCGGAGAGCGCCGGCGGGTAG